The genomic stretch CTCTCACGTGGCAAGTTTGTAGAAGGGAAGCCGTTAACTTGACAATCCGATAGTATTGCTCGGTTATTTCGACCATACGGTCTCTCaatcaataagtgttttatacaaaacacgcgaGCATGGTGTGTggatttacggttgagattgtatcgtCCCCGATAATATTGTGAAGAAACATTCTACTTTGTAGAATGACAGAGAGGTCAAGTTAGAACGTACGGGAAGGGTAAATGAAACACGCCCCCTGTAAAACGGAATAGAAGTATGGACCCTGAAAAATCTCTTGAAAACATTTTTACAGAGATGACCAAGAAGCTTACCCCAAATTAAAAGGAGAGGACCACAAAAATTATTCCATGGACTGCCCAAGTGACAACGCAAAGGACCAAACGGAAAGCTAAAGTTAATACTTCAAAGAAAGAATAAaccacatgaaaaaaaatattataataataataataataaagaagaccctcttcctcttcgctaTCATCATCCTCCATATAAGCTCTTGAACACAGCAAAgcaggctctctctctctctctctctctctctctcatcgccAACAATGGGGCTCTGCTTCTCCAAATCCCAGAACATtcccatctcttcttcttcgtccgaGTCTCCCCCTCGTCAACCCCACAGCAAACCCCAACCACAGCCCCGACCAACGTGGCCGACGCAACCGCAACGGCAACCATCGAAGCCACTGCGGCCGTCCTACCAGATGGACACCATCCTCGGCAAGCCCTTCGCCGACATAAACGCCCTGTACCAGCTGGACCGCGAGCTCGGCCGCGGCCAGTTCGGCATCACCTACCTCTGCACCGAGCGCTCCACCGGCCTGAAGTACGCGTGCAAGTCCATCTCGCGACCCAAGCTGACCACCCCGATGGACATCGAGAACGTCCGCCGGGAGATCATGATCCTGGAGCACCTCTCCGGGCAGCCCAACATCGTGGAGTTCAAGGGCGCGTACGGGGACAAGCAGAACGTGCACCTGGTCATGGAGCTCTGCTCCGGCGGCGAGCTCTTCGACCGGATCATCACCAAGGGGGCCTATTCGGAGCGGGAGGCGGCAAGGATCGGACGGCAGGTCGTGAACGTGGTGCACGTGTGCCACTTCATGGGAGTGATGCACCGCGACCTCAAGCCCGAGAACTTCCTGCTCGTCAGCAAGCACGAGGAATCCCCTCTCAAGATCACCGACTTCGGCCTCTCCGTCTTCATCGAACCAGGTCGGTCACTTCAGCTGTTTTGCTGCATGTCGTTTggacttagaattttttttttttccgtcttgTTCTTTCCATCATCTTGTGGACTACAAGAATGGACGCCATGAAAGCCTCGCCGTTCTGCTCATTGGCGTCCAAGTTTGCATCTCGTCGACGCCGGAGTCATTTCTTCggcacttttccctttcctgTTCGTGATTCAGTAAGGGGATGTCCGGTGATATATGCTTGTCTCGTTGGTCGTTCCGAAATACGTGGGGAATCGTTTTCTTCATCGGTTTGCGCAcgctttttcatcttttgtctcCTTCAAGACTTCGGTGTTAACAAGTCTTTTCCTTCCGGAATCTGCTCGAGTTGTAAGGGCGAACGATGTCGAAGAAGATGTCATCGACCGTACGTTCTTTGCCTCTTCGGCATCGGAGGCTGCGTTTTCTTTACGGGATGGGAAGGTGATGATGCTTTGGATGCggaatttttccttctttcttcttcttcttcttcttcttctttttctggtgGGTGATGATGATATTTTGGGCCGGGGTCAACGAGTAGGTCAAGGGTGAAAGGGACAGGTCAACTGGGGTCAACCGTTGTTAATAATGGGAACGAGAAAAGttaaaggagaaaagagagggagacaaaaaagtaataaatgaATGGGGCCACCCATGAAATGTTACTATTCCATGATTCCACGGCAGATTTGCATGATCTAAAGATTACTCCGTCAAGTAGGTGAGTCGGGTATCGTAAGACCTGGGTCGGATCGAAAATGATCAGATCCAGATTGGCTCATTTAATCTGTTTTGATCCATTCTCACGCAATACAAATCTGGTGACACATTTACAACCCTGCACATACTCAATTTAGCCCATATTGCTAATACACTTCTATGTTTGACTCAATACAGAGAAATTCATGTCCAAATTAAGACGAGAGTACAAAGTGAGCGAGTGTGAGATCAAGTAAGGTCGAGAGAGAACGAAGAAAGAGTCGTACAATATAAGTTGTGAATCCATTTAGCACTcatattatttcaaattttactaTCTAAACCTGTTTATGACTCGTTTATAACTTACTCTCAATCCATCAATTATAGGATAAGgaataggtttatgactcattttgatCGGTATACTAAAGTCTATAAGTGAGCTCATATTTGTCAAGTGCACGTGAAACTTGCAACTGTGACCCCATAGCCTGGAAGCCTTGTCCCAAAGATTCAGCAAATGTGCAGACAGGAGAACATGCTCCGGCGGGACCATTATTAGGTGGGTGTTGGAGAGTACCATGATGATTCACGGTTCCCAGTTTGAGTAATCGATCCAGGACAGAATTGGGAATTTTGTTGGATGGCTGTTAGGTTCCGGACCACTTCAGAAGAGAATTGGTTCTGCTCTCCGTTCATGAAACTTGGAACTGGTTGAAACCGGTCTGTTGTCGACTAACCAGCCGGACGTCGGAACCAGCAGAGAGATCGGTCCTCTAAAAACTGCAATTAAGTTTCGTTGTTTAGTTCCTTAACAAGCAGTTAAGCAACTTCTAAATTTACTAAATTCATGTACATTTTGTGCCATAGAGTCTGTTTCTGTTTCTGTCTTATCTTATGATTTGCTGCCTGGAATCACGAAACCGGTGAAGTTCTGTGTTCTAGGAAGTTTTCCAAAAGTTACCGTGCAGGTTTTGGGTTCTGAAATGATTTACAGTACGTCAATCACGTGGTGATGCTTGTTAAGTAAACTACATCAGACCATCTCATAGGTTTTGTACCTCCATCTGTGGCATCTGCACATCCTAAAACCATGTCTGCATAAACCCGGGAAGAGGAAGGAGTTTCGCAGTCTAATGTCGCTCTTACTCTAGGACACGCTTCGAAGGAATAGCCGCTCAGTGTCCGACTTGCTTATTTTCCATGTGAATTGATCAATGCAATTAGTAGATCTTAATGAGTGATTTGAGCGATCTTCGGCAAGGAAGGTGTACAAGGACATCGTGTTATTCTAGGACCCTTCGAAGGAATAGCCGGTCGGTGTCCGACTCGCTTATTTTCCATgtgaattgatcttccagcaaTGTAATTAGTAGATCTTAATGAGTGATTTGAGCTATCATTGGCAGGGAAGGTGTACAAGGACATTGTGGGAAGTGCGTACTATGTCGCGCCGGAGGTGTTGAATAAAAAATACGGGAAGGAAATCGACGTCTGGAGCGCAGGTGTCATCTTATACATCCTTCTTTGCGGTTCACCTCCCTTCTGGGCAGGTAAGTCTTTGCTCTGTCAGACAGTTCTGTTTTCCGGATTCAATTGCAGCTTTCCACATCGATGTAAATCGCTTTCGCTTTCTAGCAAACAGACATCCTTTATTCTCATTGAACATAGATCCTTATTTCGTAATGATCAACTCCTGCTGGACTAGTATCTCCTGATTTTACTGTGAATCTGCAACATTTTTCTCCCTTTCAGAGACCGAGAAGGGCATATTTGAAGCGATATTGGAAGGCAACCTGGATCTTGAAAGCGCTCCGTGGCCATCCATTTCCCCTTCGGCGAAGGATCTCATCAGGAAACTTTTGATGAGGGATCCTAAGAAAAGGATCACCGCCGCAGAGGCCCTCGGTAAATGCTCCTTTTTCTAGTGAAGTTCAGTggttttggatcaaaatcaacCAATTCCTAGGGAGTTCGTGAAACAACGTACTTTGATCAAGTCTGTCCACATTAATGTATATTAACAGGATATCGAATTAGATCATAGTTCAATTGGCAAATCCGAACCACAAGTCAGGGAAAGAGAGGAACGTCTTCTTGGTCTAATCACccttttgttcatcaaaatgtACAATTGGTAGCGCACAAAGACGTATTGCCGAGCTTTTTCAGTAGATCCAGACCGTTGGTTCTGATTTTGGTGAGAAAAAAGAACctgaaaatcattaaaagaacACTGACATATTGTTTGCGCCGCAATGTATGGACAGAACATCCTTGGCTCCGCGAAGATGGAGTGGCATCTGATAAACCTATTGACAGCGCTGTTTTGCGGAGGATGAGGCAATTTAGAGCGTCAAACAAGCTGAAGAAACTTGCTCTGAAGGTATTGTTTTTCCCCTAGTCTACGGATGTTTTTGGCAAAAAAGGATGCTGTTCTATGTTTCTTGAGGCGCCACTTGAAGAGCTGCTTCGAAGTTTCGCTTTCCTCACCAGAATTGTTATTGAGTGCAGGTAATCGCGGAAAACCTCTCAGAAGAAGAGATCAAGGGCTTGAGACAAATGTTCAACAACATGGACACCGACGGAAGCGGCACAATCACATTCGAAGAATTCAAATCTGGATTGTCTAGGTTGGGATCGAAGCTCACGGAAGCAGAAATAAGGCAGCTAATGGATGCTGTAAGCACAATCAGTAGCTTGAACtctcttctacttcttctctaTGGAACGCTCATAGTTTCGGTTGAGAGAGGCTTTCTCTTTGGGAAGTTGGAAGTCACTCAGAAAATGCTTTTCTTATAACAGGCTGATGTCGATAAGAACGGGACCATCGACTACATCGAATTCATCACTGCCACGATTAACCGCCACAGGCTTGAGAGGGAAGACAGTCTGTCCAAGGCTTTCCAATTCTTCGATAAGGACAGCAGCGGGTTAGTGTCGCTTTCACCTTTGTTTCTGCTAGGCTCCATTGTGTTATCCCTCAAGAATAATGAGAATCACATTATTCGGAGCACGTTTCGCGGCTGCTGCACAGAGAGAGATTAAGGTCTGCAAACACAATTGAGCGGCCGATGTGTCTCAGAACTACCGAAACCCCCAAAAATCAAAGAACATATCAGGCTCAGTGTTGTTAGTGTTCAAAGCTTCTGTATTCGCTTGTTTTATTGACCTGCATTTCGGCTTTGCTTAATCTTCTGTAGGTTTATCACAAGAGATGAGCTGAGGCACGCTATGGCGCAGTACGGAATGGGGGACGAAGCCACTATAGACGAGATCATCGAGGATGTCGACACAGACAAAGTATGGAATCTTTTCCTCGAGTCTTAACTCCGATTTCTCGATCCATCTACATCCCCCAAACTGACTCGGGTTCGTTATGATCCCGCCTATGTGATGCAGGATGGGAGAATCAATTATGAGGAGTTTGTGGCCATGATGAgaaaaggaattcaagatcataATGGAAACGAGAGATAGGAAGCAAGATAGATGAATGATTATTTGTTCTCCCTTTTGTACATTCATCTCTACAATAAGCCTGTGTACAGATTGTGTACTATTGATTCCTACTGCGGTGACCATCCGAACACCGAGACATGACGATCCAACGCGATCGTCGGTGAATTAATATGTTGAACAAAATCAACGATTATCGGAGAATTGGAATGCAGAATAAATATTTTCCCCTTCAGCTTTCTTTCTAGCTAGTCCCGCACACATGCACATGCTTGGAGAGACAACAGATTTGTGagctgcaaattttttttttcttcccttttgacaaGTTAAAGGGATGACGACCCTCTCTAAGTATTACCATGAGGTCGCCCATCCACCACGAGATATTCAGATTGAGTCATAATTACTCCACACCACCCACCTCTCTCGAAGATCTAAAGTTTGTGAGTCCGTCATCGCAGCTCCATCAAGATATCGACAGTCCGAAAATCTCTCCACAGGAGAGATGCAGCACCTAACAACAGCTCCTAGATTCGCCCACGACCCGAATCGAGCCCGCGATCTCGTGAAAGGTCAAACGACCATTTCATCCGCCGATCATCCCGGCTGTCGGAAGATCTCCTTCTGCTCAAAGGGTCGAACGCGCGTGTATCAAGAGGGGAAAGAAGAATCTCCTgctaaaaccctaaagaagaCTATTCAACTTAATTCAGACTTAGCATTGGCACATGCACGTGCAAAAGACAGATAAAATAAAGGGTAAGCGAGAGGCCCCTTGTGGGGCAATTACCGAAATCCTGGAAACTTCATCTTCTCCGGGTCGTATGCTGAACCTCCTGGAAACTCAAACCTAATCTTCACACGCATAACGTTCAAGATTTAACCTTCTCAAAGTCAAGAAACAGACTtcgaccaaccaaaaaaaaaagtcaacaaacGACGGAGCAAAATGAAAGGTTTAAGCGCGTTCTTCACGTACGTCCAAGAATATGTTCCCATTGTTTGGATCGAACCATGGTACGCCGAGGCCGATGTTATGTAAGCTTTGACTCGAAGTGCAGTGTATATGAGTCTGAAGACAAGAACAGGCACCTACCCAACTGTTTTTCTAATAAATTCTGCTGGCGGGGAGTAGGACCCTTCTGCCTCCTTTGGCTTTGACCGCTTACCCATTTGGCCATTTGATGCAGTCAATATATATGGCTCGGTACAACCAGAGGCATTACACTCAAGGAAGAGCGGCTCATCGTGTTGCCAAAAGATGGAGAAATCACAAGCCAAGCCGAAGAGCAAGAAGGTGTTGAAGTTCCTGCCCAGAACAGCTTCGTCCGTCAGCTTCTTTCGAAACCCTCCTTTCAGCCCCGGTAGAGACAAGAGATCATCGTATTCATCGGAGCTCGTTAACAGCACAAAATGCAGGCTCAGATCCCATGTCGGTAAAGGGTTTTCTGGTCCACTCGTATCCCTAATTCCCAACGAAGCTCGAGCCGCAAGCAAGAATGATCGAGGTTTCGATGTGAACGAACCCACTTCGCCGAAAGTCTCGTGCATGGGCCAGATCAAGCACAAGCACAAGACCAAGAAATCGCAGTCGCCTTCAGCTGATAAACGTTCTTCCTTTTCCTCATCCACGTCTTCTTCATATAACAAGTTGAACCGGGATGCCGACAAGCCTCCGAGACAGAGTAATTCTCGCGAGCTGAAGAAGCAGAGCTCAACGTTAAAGAGACTATTCAGCAGGGCTAGAGGAGGCAACAAGAAGAAAGGGTCTGATGCTTCGGGAAATAACTGCCGGAAGCCACCGTTGCTTCCCGATAGAGCCCCGTCCTTGAGTCAGATGGAACGGTTTGCGAGCGGGAGGGACGCACAGGCAAGCTTCGACTGGTCAGCTGAGTTCGGGCCAGTGTTGGATGCCGACCACCGGGACTACTATCACTATTACTcggatgaagagaggagagagagtgatcaagaagaggaggaggaagtgatAATTCCTTTCTCCGCACCAATTCCGGCtgctggcggcggcggcggcagggtGAATCCACAACCGAGGAAAGAGATCAACCTGTGGAAGAGAAGGACCATGGCTCCTCCCAGGCCTCTCCAATTGCACCAACCCGCCATGGTTAGAGCAAATTGAAATTGGGTTATCCATGTTTCATGAGTTCTTTCTATTGGCTCTGGAATTTTCTGTTcttgcaaattcttttcttcGTTCCGAATTCTTTGTGTAATTCTTGTGTTAAATTGCTTTGCTGGTGCGCAAAAAAATCTGTATGTCGCAGAGTTATATATCGGACTGTGCATAGATTGACCATATTACATATCTGCAAACCAAATCGATCTTCTGCCATTACATATCGGAAATTTGCTCATCGTGGCTACGTCGTGTGCCGAAGGGTATTGCATTTTCTCTGAACGATCCAGTGATCTGGGTGTATccaaattcattttcttgaatgATGGACTCGTCCACGGATGCGTGTTGCGCATTCATCCCATTCACATGGGTAGGAGGTCGGCAATGGCGATAAGATTGTACAAGATTTTTCCCTTTGACAATGAAGCAGACTCGTGGAATTTTCTAATAAATGAATGATCTGTAGATGAGTGAAAGGTCTTTTTCCGTCCACTATTCCTTGATTAATAATCCTCGTCTCGATCTATTAAAATCCTATAATCTATCTTGGTGGGAGAAAATGGAAGCCAGCAGTCGCTATCTTAGCCAGCTTAGCCACCAAATTTTGAAAGATCAAGGCAAGGAGGGAGTCGGTTCTGAGCCTTTTCCCGGGCACCAGCCGCTTGTAAGGTAAGCAGCAGTAATGGATCTCAGACAAAGGAAAATGACCCGTTCAAAAAATCTCCATTCAAATCAACCCTCgatcttctttttattatacGATCTATTTCAATTTTACCCTCTGCATGAAAGATCAAACGAGTCGAAACTAGCTTGGGGGACAGAATCAATCTCAATAAGGAACGATACAAAGACAATGATTTTCTGATGTAAATCGATGATATTTGTCGGTATGGTCTATTCATAACTTCTCACCTCCACCTAACCAGCTTGCTACTACATTATCCATCCGCCCCACATCCATGCCTAATATGCTCTAGATTTCAAGAAACTTGCGCAGCTTTATACTCAAGAATCATAAAGAAATGTTCTTAATTCTCCTGATTTCATCAGGGAATCAAAGAGTCTCGAGATTATTATGACAAATCATTTCTCCCACGAGTCTCGCGAAAAGATTTCGGGTCATTAATAAACTTCTATATAACCCAGAATTTGATCAATCACGTGAATCAGCAAGTAAGTTTCAACAGTGGTAAAGAACCCCTGTCAAAATATGAGGAAGCTCTCGTGCTTCCGCAGCACAGAAGCAAATGAGAAGAAGATAATTGAAGAGAGGGGAATCACGAGAAACTCTTATTTCAATCTCGTCAAAATCACGGGCTCAAAGCCGAAGAATACAAATCCAATATGTTCTCATATTTCCTCTCCAAAATTAAAAGCATACAAGGCAAAGAAAGCATAGTGAGAGAagcaatatacaccatgggcCTTCGTATTTTAGTCTTATATCACTACGTTATCATTGGATTAATCAAAATTCCAGTTCTCCAGCTATCTATGCACATTCCCGGCGGACTTTATAGTACAAGGGTTTGCTCTTCTAAAAGATGGAAAACAAATTTCTCATGAAATACGGTGCTTAGAGAAACAAAAAAGCTTAGCGGATATGGGCATAACAAGGCGTTTAGTCAGCAGCATTAAGTGATCATTAAAAGAACAAGACAGCCTCTGTACTCTCGCAGGACAACAATATTTCCCATAACATGCTCTGTGTTGCTATTCCTGCCATATGAAACCGAAGGTAAAGTTGAAGTGTGATGAATAACAAGAAGcacaaaaagaaatatgcaCTGCTTAGTGCTTATACCAGAAGCACAAGAGCTGCTTATGAGTTTTGGAATTTATATAATCACTTGGGTGAAGTAGAACATTATGTGCATTTTGCATGCTTCGCGTAATTCAGATAATCACAATATTTCTGTTCCACAAGATTGACAAAAGCATGGCATTCTGAGATAACTGCACATCCACATACATAAAAACCTCCAAGAGGCACAGAGAAACTCCACATAGAAACTGTCTACCAGCCAATACGTGGATATTAAAGTCACAAAACCAAGTATAAGAAACTAGTTTCGGCATCAAAATGTACCTAAGTACGTGGTGACTTTAGACCTTATACTCATGGAGATGCATCCACTTTGTAGATGACCACTTGTTTCCATTGATCACAGGGCAACCACCTAAGAAAATGAGATATTATCAGATGACGGAACACAACCACACCATGAAACATTAACCAAAAACATATAGCAAGACCAAAGCCACCAAAGAACCGCCATCTTGTTCTCCTTCCTTCGTTAGGAACAAGTGCAATAATGAATGTCGTCTGAGATCTAAAGTCTGCAGGAGATCAAACAATTGCTAACCATGTAAACTTGAAGGATCAAGCGTGGCATCAGGTCTCATGCTCCAAAACAGTAATGCATCACCCATCCTTGGCTTCACAGCCAAACCCTGCTTAGCGCATTCAGATAATTGATCCCACCAGGGAACTGAACTGAAATTTCCCTTGGCAGCAGGAAAAACTGTCTCCCCCCCTTCTTCAACATCTGACCTATATAAGTAGAAATAAGACAAATGAATTGCAGCACCAGGAACTAAAACATTGTTAAGAAAAACCCAAAGTCAATGGGTTTAAGAGGGAAAAACCAAAGCTCAGTGCATGAAGCCAAGGAAAGCTCTTACAGATACATCAGTAGCGTAGCAATTCGTTGACCGCCATTCTTGGTGTTAAACTCATCAAGGAAGTAATCGTAATGAGCATCATACTTTTGTCCAACTTCGTAGTGGAGAATTTGAAGACCTTCGCCATGCTCTGAATTTGTTTCAGAAACAAGCAACATCATGTCATCCCCATGGTCAGTAATAATTGTCTAGACATGCTGATGGGCAAAGAAACAATCCGAGCAGTATATTGTCAAGAATTAtatcttatttattttatacaGTTCAATTTGAAGGAGCAgagaaaaaggggggggggtGTTGTAACGAGCTACCTAAAAGTGTAAGCCATTTCAAAATAGTAAACAACTGTGGCCTAGGTTTAGTTACTTAGAGAGATGCTCTCATTCTACAATTTGCAAGGTTTTTACCCAAATATCGACTGAACCATTTAGGACTCGGGGATCAGATATTTATTGGACTGAACATCTCAATGCATTGCTTTATAATTGAACCATTAGGAAAATATAATGCAATAGTATTTACCCTACCTGCAGGAATGAAGGTGAAATCTGCTATTCTCTTTTCTATATCTCTGATGATTTTATCTTGTCCTCTCTGCAGAAATGTTCCAGAACTTGTGCGGACCCTGCAGCCACATGATGTTTCAAACATGTTATCCTATTTCTACACGAAGAAAGAGTGTGTACATTGTCAATAAAGGGCTGATGTGACTAGCCACACACAGATTGGAAGGGGCTGGAAATCCAAACCTGCTGTCTTTACTCTTCCCAGTTGCGCTATCAACCACAGTTGACTTCACCATATGAGGTTTAGCGAGATTTATCAGATATTCACATTCCTCTTTGGACTGCATAAGTGTGATTGGTATTGCATTAATTAAACTTGACTGACAAACCAAGCATATCATTCATCACGTGACAAAATTATTTAACAAATCCTAAATACTAAATGGATCAGAGGAAGATGTGAAAAGCTACTTAAATGGCCCAGATAAGAAGCACAATTTTTGTCGCCATTCATAGGTGCATTATCTGAGATCTAACTGATGAACCAAGAAACTAGAATCAAATTGGTTCTGGATGCAAAAACTTGTGCACATTGTCGAATAAGAGATTTTTTTGGCCCAATTGTTGAATGATAGGTCAATACAAAAAGTTGTCAGTGACTTTGTTTTGATGAACTGATACAATGTTATGAACTATTATTAATGTAAAAACTAAGGGAAGAAGACCAGAATCGCGGAATTGTTCATTAGCAAGAGACCGGAGCATGACTTCGGTCTCCGGTACGCAACAAAAACATTCATCCACATGCGGCAAAGCCTTGACTATATAGTCTATGCCATCAGGAGCACCAACATCTCCCCAGATTGAAGATCGAATCATCAAGCCTGATCGATAATCCTAATAATGGTCTTTCAATACTTAAGCCATCCATCTTGTATCAACAACAGACTCTTCCACTTGCATACTACCCAAAAACGAAAAGGCcataaaaccccaaaaaagaaaagcaaagccatGCGAAAATGGT from Rhodamnia argentea isolate NSW1041297 chromosome 2, ASM2092103v1, whole genome shotgun sequence encodes the following:
- the LOC115738762 gene encoding uncharacterized protein At1g76070-like gives rise to the protein MEKSQAKPKSKKVLKFLPRTASSVSFFRNPPFSPGRDKRSSYSSELVNSTKCRLRSHVGKGFSGPLVSLIPNEARAASKNDRGFDVNEPTSPKVSCMGQIKHKHKTKKSQSPSADKRSSFSSSTSSSYNKLNRDADKPPRQSNSRELKKQSSTLKRLFSRARGGNKKKGSDASGNNCRKPPLLPDRAPSLSQMERFASGRDAQASFDWSAEFGPVLDADHRDYYHYYSDEERRESDQEEEEEVIIPFSAPIPAAGGGGGRVNPQPRKEINLWKRRTMAPPRPLQLHQPAMVRAN
- the LOC115738739 gene encoding probable prolyl 4-hydroxylase 3 isoform X1, encoding MESEFQAPKSFVFFLRSLLVSVERKLGFRAAPKMAKASKYARLHGKRSTFTLVLGMLLALSIVLLLLLALGIVSLPIADDDPPTNGWSSFRRQAFESFSGDGLGQRGEQWTEVLSWEPRAFIYHGFLSKEECEYLINLAKPHMVKSTVVDSATGKSKDSRVRTSSGTFLQRGQDKIIRDIEKRIADFTFIPAEHGEGLQILHYEVGQKYDAHYDYFLDEFNTKNGGQRIATLLMYLSDVEEGGETVFPAAKGNFSSVPWWDQLSECAKQGLAVKPRMGDALLFWSMRPDATLDPSSLHGGCPVINGNKWSSTKWMHLHEYKV
- the LOC115738739 gene encoding probable prolyl 4-hydroxylase 3 isoform X2; translated protein: MESEFQAPKSFVFFLRSLLVSVERKLGFRAAPKMAKASKYARLHGKRSTFTLVLGMLLALSIVLLLLLALGIVSLPIADDDPPTNGWSSFRRQAFESGDGLGQRGEQWTEVLSWEPRAFIYHGFLSKEECEYLINLAKPHMVKSTVVDSATGKSKDSRVRTSSGTFLQRGQDKIIRDIEKRIADFTFIPAEHGEGLQILHYEVGQKYDAHYDYFLDEFNTKNGGQRIATLLMYLSDVEEGGETVFPAAKGNFSSVPWWDQLSECAKQGLAVKPRMGDALLFWSMRPDATLDPSSLHGGCPVINGNKWSSTKWMHLHEYKV
- the LOC115738741 gene encoding calcium-dependent protein kinase 29 — protein: MGLCFSKSQNIPISSSSSESPPRQPHSKPQPQPRPTWPTQPQRQPSKPLRPSYQMDTILGKPFADINALYQLDRELGRGQFGITYLCTERSTGLKYACKSISRPKLTTPMDIENVRREIMILEHLSGQPNIVEFKGAYGDKQNVHLVMELCSGGELFDRIITKGAYSEREAARIGRQVVNVVHVCHFMGVMHRDLKPENFLLVSKHEESPLKITDFGLSVFIEPGKVYKDIVGSAYYVAPEVLNKKYGKEIDVWSAGVILYILLCGSPPFWAETEKGIFEAILEGNLDLESAPWPSISPSAKDLIRKLLMRDPKKRITAAEALEHPWLREDGVASDKPIDSAVLRRMRQFRASNKLKKLALKVIAENLSEEEIKGLRQMFNNMDTDGSGTITFEEFKSGLSRLGSKLTEAEIRQLMDAADVDKNGTIDYIEFITATINRHRLEREDSLSKAFQFFDKDSSGFITRDELRHAMAQYGMGDEATIDEIIEDVDTDKDGRINYEEFVAMMRKGIQDHNGNER